The BD1-7 clade bacterium genomic sequence ATCAACATGGTGAACGATACCCGAATGCGCATTTTCATGCATCAGCGTCACTCTGTCGACGTCGAAGTACTGAATACGCACATCAGCATGAGAACCGACTAGATAATCTAATTCAATAGCCATCAGTGGTCAAAAATACTCGTATTAATAGTCTGCAAAGCCGCTAACGGATCACCTGACTGTGTAATAGGGCGACCAATCACGAGATAGTCTGAACCCTGCAAGATTGCATCTTTCGGGGTTAAGGTTCGACGCTGGTCATCGGCTACCGATCCTGCCGGGCGTATGCCTGGCGTGACGGTAATAAATTGCTCTCCACAAGCCTGCTGAACAATCGCAACTTCCTGTGCGGAGCATACAACCCCATCAAGCCCGCTTGCGGCGGCTAGGCTAGCAAGGCGCGCCACCTGCACATCCGCCGCTGGCAAACCCAGCTCATCCAAATCAGATTGATCCATGCTAGTCAGCACAGTCACACCAATCAACAATGGACGTGAATCACCGAAAGGCTTCAATGCTTCAGCAGCGGCTTTCATCATCCGGGAGCCACCACTGGCATGCACATTGACCATCCACACACCCAACTCCGCAGCACTCGCAACTGCTTTTGCCACGGTGTTTGGGATATCATGAAATTTAAGGTCGAGAAAGACGTCAAAACCACACGCAACCAATTCGCGTACCATATCTGGGCCGAATCGTGTAAATGCTTCTTTGCCAACTTTTAAGCGGCACGCTTCAGGATCTAATTGATCCACCAATGCATAGAGCGCGGTTAAGTCCGCGTAATCCAGCGCAACCACAACAGGTTTAGTGTTTGCCATAAAAAACTCTTGAATACGTCAGGATAAGACCCAGCATCACCGAAGTGATAGGGCAACAATGATAATAATCGGGCTAATCGCCTTCTTTACCGCGTATGCGGCGAACAGTATCCCAGCTATGACACTGCGGGCATTGCCAATGCATATGATTGCCCGAATAACCGCAGCTGCGGCACTGATACTGAGGTTTGCTTTGCAATACTTCACTGACCAGTTCGTGCATCAAACGCGATTTACTATAGCCAGCAGCAGTATCGGATTCGCTCGCCACCAGCAAATCAAGCCCAGATAACGTAGGCCGTATTTTAACCCGCTCGAACAGAAATTCATCCGCATCATTCCGCGAACTCGATTTCATCAACCGGAAGATCGCGGCATCAAGACGACTGGAGGGGTAATTATCGATAAACGCACGCAGGTAGACGACCAATTCATCGACACGATCGCCATAGCATCGCTCGAGAACATCGAGTGATTCAACGATGAGATAGGGTTCGTAATCTGCAACTTCTTGAAGCTCACGGATGGCCGTGTCAGCATCACCTCTTTCGTATGCCATTTCTGCTCGAATGATGGCAGCTCTCGCGCAACGGGCATCATACCGTAACGCTTGGTCCAGAGCCTCTTCGCTGGCGCGAAAATTGTCGTCCTGAAGTGCCTCTTCGGCGATTTCACAGTAGTAATGAGCTATTTCGACCCGCTCTTTACCCGAGCTCAGTGTATTTGATTCAAACGCCACACTGCGGCGCGGCGCCAGCTGCTCAGCAACAACGATCGCTTTGTACCATTCTTTTTCAAGCTCATAAATTTGCTGCAACAACTCCAATGCGCGCTCTTCGAAATCTCTCGAAGAATTGACCACATTGATCAGCAGACGCTCCGCGCGATCCAGTAAACCGGCCTTGATATAATCATTTGCCAGCTCAATCGACGCTTGTCGAACTTGTTCTTTATGGAGTTTTTCGCATTCAATTAGATTGGCATGAATTCGGATGGCACGATCAACTTCACCCTTGCGGCGCAACATATTCGCCAAAGCATTGTGCAAGTCAAAGTTATCGGATGATACAGCCCAAGAATGCAGAAAGGTCTCAATCGCCTGATCCGACTCCTGATTTAACAGTAAGTGGATGCCTTCCATGTAAGCTTTGCGCCAGCCCCGGTTACGAAACTTTTTCCAGAACGTGCTCCATGGAAACTTGCCAAGCAGCCAGCCGATAAAGATCGCCAGGAAAACCGCCAGAAACAAGCCGATTTCGGAAGTCATGAATTAAATCAGTTCTTTTTTCGCTTGGTTGATTTTGCGCTTGTTTTTCAGTGCCTTCAGCGGTGCCGGAATCAGCCAGGAAGCAACACCCAACAAACCACCGAGCAAAAATGCACCAATCACAAGTACTTCAATCGGCACTTGCTGCAGCTGAACAAAAAACAGATCAAAGTTAACCAACGCGTCATTGCGTAGAGAGATAAGCAAGATATACGCACCGAAACCGAGGCATACCAAGAAGAGAACCAGATAGAAAATGCGTTTTAGNCAGATCATAAGCATGAAAGATAAGAGAGAATCTTCATAGCTTACATGAAATCCGGCCATTCATGAATAAAAGGCTCACGTTCATTCACTCAAGTTTCATAATATCCGGCATTGCACAGCATACGGTACAAACAAAATACACCTAAATGGGCGTACTTTAACGCTGAAATGACGCTCAACCATCTTAAGTCTGTACAAAAAGTACATCGATTGGAACCCCAAAAAATGGTCAAAACAGGGGGCATCGCCCGCAAATTGACCGATGGCCTTTACTCAAAATGTTACAACAATGCCGCTTGAAGACCCGATTTAAAAAGTTATCAACCCTGGGTCAAACACCAATCGATGTATTGACCCGCTCTCTCATCTCTTTGCCCGGTTTAAAATGAGGCACTGACTTGCCCTCAAGATCCACCGCGTCACCGGTTTTCGGGTTACGCCCTTTACGGGGTGCTCGATAATGTAGAGAAAAGCTACCAAATCCCCGGATTTCAATACGTCCTCCGTCAGCCAGGGTTTCAGACATGCTCTCGATAATGGCCTTCACCGCAAGTTCGACATCTTTCACCGAAAGTTGCGGTTGTAGTTCAGCAATGCGCTCGATTAATTCCGATTTAGTCATTGGCTAATGCTCTCAATATCCTATTAACACTTTATTATCAATGGCTTGTAAATATAGGATAACATCGAAAGAAAGTATAATGACAGAACTTTGATCATTTTTTCAACACAGTGAAAATGGCTAGAAACCCCACTATGACGGGCTTTTGACTCATATCAACAATCGTTAGGCAAAAAAAAGCCGCATCCTAAAGGATGCGGCTTTCGATCAACTTACCTGATAATCAGGCTGGAAAGGTGATTATTCCTTATCCATCTGTGCCTTGATCAGGTCACCGATAGTTGTCGGTGCGTTATCTGCAGTTGTACGTTCTTTCAGCGCTTTAACCGCTTCTTTCTCGTCAGCCAATGCAATTGCTTTCACAGACAGGCCAATGGCGCGGTTCTTACGATCAACGCTAACAACACGAGCTTCGATCTCTTCGCCTTCTTTAACAAGGTTACGAGCATCTTCAACTTTGTCGATAGACAGTTCAGAAGCTTTAATAGTACCTTCAACTTCTTCGTTCAGAGTAACAACAACGGCTTTAGCATCCACTTCTTTAACGATACCTTTAACGATAGTACCCTTGTCATTGGTAGTGACATACTCGTTGAAAGGATCACTTTCAAGCTGCTTCACGCCCAAGGAGATACGCTCACGCTCTGAATCTACAGACAGGATAACTGTCTCGATTTCGTCGCCTTTCTTAAAGTTGCGTACTGCGTCTTCGCCAGTCTCGTTCCAAGAAATATCAGACAAGTGAACCAGACCATCGATGTTGCCATCAAGACCAATGAAGATACCGAAATCGGTGATCGACTTAATGGTGCCAGAGATCTTGTCGCCTTTAACGAATTTCTCAGCGAAGTCGTCCCAAGGATTAGCTTGACACTGTTTGATACCCAGAGAAATACGACGACGCTCTTCGTCGATGTCCAGAACCATAACTTCAACTTCGTCACCAACCTGAACAATCTTAGATGGGTGAACGTTCTTGTTAGTCCAATCCATTTCAGAAACGTGTACCAGACCTTCAACACCTTCTTCCAGCTCAGCGAAGCAACCGTAGTCAGTTAGGTTAGTTACGCGTGCAGAAGTACGTGTGCCTTCTGGGTAACGACCTTTCACTGCAACCCATGGATCTTCACCCAGTTGCTTCAGACCCAGAGAAACGCGGTTACGCTCACGATCGAACTTCAGGATACGTACTTCAATCTCGTCACCCACGTTAACGATTTCAGATGGGTGCTTGATACGCTTCCAAGCCATATCAGTGATGTGCAACAGACCGTCAACACCGCCCAGATCTACGAATGCACCGTAGTCTGTCAGGTTCTTAACGATACCTTTAACAGCCATACCTTCTTGCAGGTTAGCCAGCAACTCATCACGCTCAGCGCTGTTTGCTTCTTCCAGAACTGCACGACGAGAAACAACAACGTTGTTACGCTTGGCATCCAGTTTGATTACTTTAAAGTCTAGAGTCTTGCCTTCCAAGTGCGCTGTATCGCGAACCGGGCGAACGTCTACCAAAGAACCTGGCAGGAAGGCACGGATGTTGTGAACGTCAACGGTGAAACCACCTTTAACCTTGCCACTGATAACACCCTGAATAACTTCATCATCAACGTGTGCTTTTTCCAGCTCAATCCAAGCTTCTGCGCGCTTAGCTTTTTCACGTGACAATTTGGTCTCACCGAAACCATCTTCAACAGTTTCCAGTGCAACTTGTACTTCATCGCCAATAGATACAGCAACTTCGCCGTTATCGTCCAGGAATTGGTTGGCGGGGATAACACCTTCAGATTTTAGACCTGCGTGTACGGTTACCCAGTCACTATCAACATCGATAACGATACCGGTAACGATCGAACCAGGTTCCATCTCAAGGGTTTGTAAACTTTCTTCAAATAGTTCAGCAAAGCTTTCGCTCATGGACACTTCCATTAAAGTATGAGGACGAGCTGTGGCACACTACCCACCCGGGCGTTTTACCAACAACTTCTACCATGTATCCAGCCCACACATGGGTCATCCGCTAATAAGTTGTCAACGACTCTTGCTGGTTTGGGCGAGTCAGAGCAACCACCATTTTACTTTTGAACGCGTGGCGTTTAGACAAGGCCTTTGGCGTGCACGTTCTCAAGCATAATATTAAAAACTGCATCAATACTCAGATCGGTCGATTCGACTTCGATAGCATCATCTGCAGGTTTTAACGGTGCGACTTTACGGCTCATATCCCGCTCATCTCGAGACTGTATGTCCGCCAAAATCGCGGCGAGGTTAACAGATTCCCCAGCCTGTTGCAACTGTTTGTAACGGCGAGCTGCTCGTTCTTCGGCCGATGCCGTCAGGTAAAACTTCAATGCGGCATCGCAAAAAACCACAGTTCCCATGTCTCGACCATCGGCAACCAGACCCGGCGATTTCGCAAATGCACGCTGACGCTGCAGCAAAGCTTCCCGAACAGCGGGTATAGAAGCAACCTGAGAAGCCGCTGCCCCGCCCTCTTCCGTGCGAAGTTGCGCGGTAACTTCCTCACCATCCAACAGTGTCTGCAGACCGTCGTCAGTAACGATAAAATCAATATCCAGCGACTGCGCACAAGCAATCACTGACACATGATCATCAAACGCGATATTGGCTTTGAGACACGCCAAACCGCAAAGCCGGTAAATCGCGCCAGAATCAAGAAACTGCCACCCAAGATGTCGTGCCAACATCTGACTCAGCGTGCCTTTACCAGCGCCACTCGGGCCATCAATGGTAATTACCGGTGAGCTCATGCTGCCGATGCCTCTTCAATACTGAGGTTAAAACCAACATTGTTGGCCAATTCAACAAAATTTGGAAATGACGTCGCAACATTATCGCAACCAAGGATACGAATCGGTGCTTCGGAGACTAGAGAGGCCACCGAAAACGACATAGAAATACGGTGATCGTGATGACTTTGAACTTCGCCACCCTGGAATTGACCACCCTGAATAACAATGCCATCTTCTGTCGGACGCGCATCAATACCACAAGCAATCAGGCCATCTGCCATAACTTGAATACGATCGGATTCCTTCACCCGTAACTCTTCAGCGCCAGTCAATACTGTTTCGCCTTCTGCACACGCTGCAGCGACGAACAAAACTGGAAATTCATCAATTGCCAATGGCACATCTGCTTCGTCGATACGAATACCTTTCAATGCAGCACCTTGAATACGAATATCAGCAACCGGCTCACCGCCTACTTTGCGTTCATTCAGCAGGGTAATATTGGCGCCCATTTTACGTAGAATATTGATAATACCAATCCGTGTCGGGTTGATACCCACATGCTGTAATGTCAAATCTGATCCCTGCATGATTGATGCCGCAACCATAAAAAACGCCGCAGACGATATATCCGCAGGCACATCGATATCAGCAGCCGTTAATTTGCCACCGCCTACAACTGCCCGTGTTGCACCGTTAACTTCGACTTCATAGCCAAAGGCCTCCAGCATACGCTCGGTATGATCACGCGTTGGCGCAGGCTCAGTGATCGACGTGCGCCCCTGAGCGTACAAACCGGCCAACAAGACACAAGACTTCACTTGGGCACTTGCCATCGGCAACGGGTAATCAATCGCTTGTAACGCAGATCCGGCTTTCAACAGCAACGGCGGTCGGCCACCTTCAGCAGACTCGACCTGCGCACCCATTAATGCCAACGGATCAATCACTCGCTTCATTGGGCGTTTCGATAGAGATTCATCGCCTGTCATTGTGACATCAAACCCCTGCCCGGCCAGTAAGCCTGACAGCAAGCGGATAGACGTCCCACTGTTACCCATGTCCAACAGCGCTTGCGGGGCTTTCAAACCATGCATGCCCACACCATGAATCGTTACCTCACCTTGAGAAGGCCCTTCGATTTCGACACCCATCGCCCGAAAAGCATTCAAGGTCGCCAGTGCATCCTGGCCTTCAAGAAACCCAGTGACGTGGCTCACACCCTCGGCCAACGAACCAAACATGATGGAGCGATGAGAGATGGATTTATCACCAGGCACACGAATTTCACCGGTGATCGCCTGACCTTTTTTCGCAATAAAGTTAAGAGAACCCATAAAAATGCTCAGAAATCAGTTTTTGTCTTTAGATAGATCCGCAGATATTGCGGCGTTTGATTCAGTTGATGACGCAGCATCAATTAAGCCNGCGAAATGCTCACGCGAAGCTTTAGCACGCTCGAACATGGCGAGAATGGTATCGCTGTCATCGTTTTCCATGGCATTTTCAAGGTTTGATAATGCTGCCTTGAACTCACCCATCATCTCGAGAATGGCGGATTTATTCGCCAGCATGATGTCGTGCCACATCACCGGATGGCTACCGGCAATGCGGGTAAAATCCCGAAAGCCACCGGCGGCAAAACGAAACACGTCAACATTGGCGTCCATCGCCTGCAAGCAGTCGACTAATGAGAATGCCAAGGCGTGAGGCAAGTGACTAGTAGCCGCTAACACCCGATCGTGTTCATTAATGCCCATACACACAACATCTGCACCAACGCCTTCCCATAAGGCCCGGATCAACGCTAGCGCATTCTCGTCGGTATCGACTTCAGGCGTCAAAATCACTTTATGGTGAACATACAGATCGCCGTTAGACGCAGTAATACCGGATTTTTCAGAACCTGCAATCGGATGCCCTAAAACAAACCAAGGAGGAATAGCACCGTAATGCTCGCGAATTACGTGGGCAATCTCACCTTTGACGCTGGCTACATCGGTTACTACTGAATCAGCCTTACGGTGCTCAGCAATAACATCCAGATAATCTGCAACCGTTAGTGTCGGCACGCCCAATACAATAACATCAGCGCGCGCAATTGCCTGAGGTAGATCGCGTGCCGCCTCATCGATAACCGCGAGTTCAATACCCAGCTCTAGCTGTTTATAACGTCGGCCATAACCGATGGCGCAACGAATCAAATTACGTTGTTTCAGCCCTTTTGCGAACGAACCACCGATGAGCCCGGTGCCGATAATCAGAATGGTATTTGCAAGCATGTATGCGCCTTTATTGGTCAATCAGCCAATGCCGTCAGCGCGTCTAAAAAGCGCTGATTTTCTGCCTCAAGGCCGATTGACACCCGCAAAAAACCAGGCATTTTATAAGGCCCAACCGGCCGTACAATCACGCCTTTTTCGAGCAACGCCTGATACACGGCATTGGCATCGGTACGGGTATCAAACGATATAAAATTGCCTTGTGAGGGAATGAAATCATAACCAAGTGCGGATAGCCCAGCTTCAAGCTGCTGACGACCCGTATCGTTTACTGCAATCGACTGCTGCAAGTATTCGCTATCATCCAGCACGCAGGTAGCCGCCAGTTGCGCCAAAGTATTAACGTTGAACGGTGCTCTGACACGATTGATAATGCCCGCCATCGCCACAGACGAAATACTACACCCAACTCGTAACCCGGCCAAACCATAGGCTTTTGAAAACGTGCGGGTCACGATGAGGTTGTCGAACTGCTTCAGTAATGCGATGCCGTTGGCATAATCAACGCTGTGAATGTACTCACTGTAAGCTTCATCCAACACAACAATAACGTCGTCGGGTACTTGCTTGAGGAAACGTTCGACTTCGGCATGCCCCAACCAAGTACCCGTTGGGTTGTTAGGGTTGGCAATAAAAATAACCCGTGTATCCGGCTCAATCGCTGCCAACATGGCATCAAGATCATGCCCCCAGTCTTTCGCAGGCACCTCGATGGCACGAGCGCCTTGAGCCTTAACCATGAGTGGATAAACCACAAAAGCATGATCCGAATATATCGCGCTGACATCTGGATTCAGAAAGCACATGCCGATCAGATCAAGCACATCGTTAGAGCCATTACCGAACACCAACTGTTCAGCCGCAACGCCGTGCGTGGCAGCTACTTTCGCGCGTAATTCAAACGCAGCACCATCAGGGTATCGTGTTAACTCGTCCAAATTATCAGACAGTAACGCCTTGACCTTAGGGCTTAATCCCAACGGATTTTCGTTGCTCGCCAGCTTAACGATATCAGTGATACCTAGCTCACGTTCCAACTCATCAATCGGCTTGCCTGGTTGATAAGGCATCAGGTGTTGCACGCCACTTTTGGCCAGTGCCAGAAAATCACAACTCACGGTAATACAACCTACTGGAAAGTTCGTTAAAGGGCCGCTTTCGGATAAGACCCGAGCATTTTCATGTATACAGAGCGTTCGGAGAGCTCTTCCATAATTCGCTGAATGGCCGGCTCATCCTGATGACCTTCGAATTCAATAAAAAACAAATACGCCCACTTCTCGGTCGGCGAAGGTCGTGTGTCAATGCGGGTCAACATGATTTCTTCACGCTGAAAAGATTCCAACAGAGAAAACAACGCGCCCGGTTCATTGCGCATAGAGACGATGATTGAGGTTTTATCCTCACCACTGGGTTCGACCTGCTCTCTGCCGACAATCAGAAAACGCGTCGTGTTTTGCGCTGAATCCTGAATATTTTCAACCGCAACATCAACGTTGTAAATTTCGGCAGCCATATCGCCGGCAATCGCCGCCGTGCCCACTTCATCACTGGCCAGCTGTGCGGCCCGAGAGTTAGAGCTAACAGCAACACGCGGCACATTAGGCCAATGTTTATCAAGATAGTTACGGCATTGTGCAAGCGCCTGCTGGTGCGCACAAATACGCGTAATCTTGCTGGTATCGGCAGATTTATTCACCAACAGCATATGCTTGACGGCAAGCTCTACTTCACCACAAATCGACACGGTCGATTTGATGAAATTATCTAACGTGTGGTTCACCATGCCTTCGGTTGAGTTCTCAACAGGCACGACGCCATATATGGCCTCACCGGATTCCACTTCGCTAAATACTTGGTCGATGGAATCAACGGAATTTGCAACCACGGCATGACCAAAATGCTTGATCGCTGCGGCATGCGTAAAGGTGCCTGCAGGGCCGAGGTAAGCAACATTCAACGGTTGCTCCAGCGCCAAACACGCCGACATCACCTCGCGAAAAATATGCGCAACGGTGTCATCAGACAATGGCCCTTGATTACGATCTTTTACCTTACGAAGTACCTGTGCTTCACGCTCTGGACGATAAAACTTCACACTGGCGCGCTCTTCTGGCGCAACCTCTGCAAGCTTTACATCCGCTACGTTTTGCGCACATTTTGCACGTTCGTTGAGTAATTGGTGAATTTGTTGATCCAGCGTATCGATCTGGTTTCGCAAAGATTCGAGTGTTAGCGCGTCATCGGCCATAGGAACTGCCCGGCGAAAGAAGGTGAGTGAAAAGAAAGCGGGCGCCCAGCGCCCGCCCAACAATAATAACCAAAAACGATCTAAGCGTTTTCAGCTGCAAACTTCTGCATGTACGCGATCAAGTCATCAATCGCCTGCTCAGGTACGGCATTGTAGATACTTGCACGCATACCACCGACACTACGGTGGCCTTTCAGGTTCAAAAGACCGATTTCATCGGCACCTTTCAAAAATGCTTTATCAAGATCCGCATTCGCCAAAGTGAATGGCACATTCATCAATGAACGAGACGCGATTTCAACCGGATTAGCGTAGAAATCAGACGCATCGATGTAGCCGTAAAGTTTTTCAGCCTTGCGACGATTAATTTGTTCCATAGCATCTAAACCGCCTTGTTTCTTCAACCATTTGAAAACAAGCCCGGCCAGATATACCGCATAGGTTGGCGGTGTGTTGTACATGCTATCGTTGTCTGCAATGGTTTTCCAATCCAGCATGGTCGGTGTTGCATCAGCAGCATTGCCCAGCAAATCTTTGCGAACAATAACCAGCGTCAGACCAGCCGGGCCGATGTTCTTCTGTGCACCAGCATAGATAACGCCAAACTTGCTCACATCAACTGGACGCGACAGAATCGTTGATGACATATCTGCAACCAAAGGAACGCCTTGCGTCTCTGGTTCCCAGAAAAATTCAACACCGCCGATAGTCTCGTTAGGTGTGTAATGTAGATAAGCTGCGTCAGCGTTCAGATTCCAGCTGTCAAACGCCGGAATGCTAGCGAAGTTATCATCTTCAGAGCTAGCCACGACATTGACGTCAGCGTAACGTTTGGCTTCTTTGATCGCTTTTTTCGACCACTGCCCGGTATTCACGTAATCTGCCGCGCCTTTATCGCCCAGCAGATTCAGAGGGATCGCGGAAAACTGCGTGCTTGCGCCACCTTGCAAAAACAATACGGCATAGTCATCAGGAATTGCCATCAGATCACGAAGGTCTTGCTCAGCTTCTTCGAAGATCTTGACGATCTCAGGGCTGCGATGGCTCATTTCCATCACTGATAGGCCTGCGCCCTGCCAATCGAGCATTTCCTGTTGAGCTTGTTCAAGTACTTCCAGCGGTAACGCCGCCGGGCCCGCGCAAAAATTATGCACTCGTGCCATGAGTTGTGTCTCTCTTTGTTGAGAAGTTAAAACGTTGAGAAATCATGAACCGGCAGCAACGCTGCCGACTTAAATAAAACGAAAGTTAATTACTCGTCTTCACCGTCAGACGCTGCAGAATCATCTGCTGCCTCACCACCTTCGGTCGGAGTAGTTCCCTCTGTTCCCTCAGCACCGGATTCTGCGCCTTCCTCGGCTCCGTTTTCAGCTCCATCAGCACTTTTCTCATCCACATCAGCCTCTTCGATGCGGGCAACGCCAACGAGTATTTCGTCTTCAGCAACTTTGATCAGTCGAACACCTTGAGTGTTTCGACCCAGAACAGAAATCTGCTCTGTGTGTGTACGAACCAGAGTACCCTGATTGCTGATCATCATCAGCTCATCACCCTCGAATACCTGCACCGCGCCAACTAATTGACCATTACGGTCAGAGCACTGCATACCGATAACACCTTGAGTCGCTCGACCTTTACACGGGAAATCTTCAACAGCTGTGCGCTTACCGTAACCACGCTCACTAACGGTCAATAGTTTGCCGTTTTCCTGCGGTACGATCATGGAAATCAGCTTGTGTTCTTCAGCCATCTTGATACCACGGACACCACGCGATGTGCGGCCCATCGCGCGCACATGCTCTTCACTGAAGCGGTTAACTTTACCGGAGCTCGATACCAACACGATATCATTGCTGCCATCAGTAATCGCGGTTGCAACCAGAACGTCGCCCTCATCCAGGCTCAATGCGATCAAGCCAGAAGAACGTTGACGTGCGAAGCTCGCCAATGTGGTTTTCTTCACAACACCGTTTTGCGTCG encodes the following:
- the serC gene encoding Phosphoserine aminotransferase, with the protein product MARVHNFCAGPAALPLEVLEQAQQEMLDWQGAGLSVMEMSHRSPEIVKIFEEAEQDLRDLMAIPDDYAVLFLQGGASTQFSAIPLNLLGDKGAADYVNTGQWSKKAIKEAKRYADVNVVASSEDDNFASIPAFDSWNLNADAAYLHYTPNETIGGVEFFWEPETQGVPLVADMSSTILSRPVDVSKFGVIYAGAQKNIGPAGLTLVIVRKDLLGNAADATPTMLDWKTIADNDSMYNTPPTYAVYLAGLVFKWLKKQGGLDAMEQINRRKAEKLYGYIDASDFYANPVEIASRSLMNVPFTLANADLDKAFLKGADEIGLLNLKGHRSVGGMRASIYNAVPEQAIDDLIAYMQKFAAENA